The following proteins are co-located in the Acanthochromis polyacanthus isolate Apoly-LR-REF ecotype Palm Island chromosome 7, KAUST_Apoly_ChrSc, whole genome shotgun sequence genome:
- the rasl10a gene encoding ras-like protein family member 10A yields MVETLSIAVIGAPGVGKTSIIRQFIYNDFSEVYTPTRTRYVYRPSVILNGNMYELKVLDVPPISSFPSSSSQEWLDLRCRGVRNANAYILVYDICCVESFEYVKMIRQQIVEHREGSSSEVPILVVGNKRDLQRQRFMPRRAVSVLVKKTWKCGYVECSAKFNWHVVLLFKELLGIAVARGMRQNHTSIRLQGALQRNRCTIM; encoded by the exons ATGGTGGAGACGCTGAGTATCGCAGTGATCGGTGCTCCCGGAGTGGGCAAAACTTCTATAATCCGCCAGTTCATCTATAACGATTTCTCGGAGGTGTACACGCCGACCAGGACCAGATATGTGTACAGACCCTCCGTCATTCTGAACGGGAACATGTATGAGCTGAAGGTTTTGGACGTCCCGCCAATCTCCTCCTTTCCATCCAGCTCCAGTCAG GAGTGGTTGGATTTACGTTGCAGAGGCGTCCGCAATGCCAACGCTTACATCCTGGTGTACGACATCTGCTGCGTGGAGAGCTTTGAATATGTCAAAATGATCAGACAGCAGATAGTAGAGCACAG GGAAGGAAGCAGCAGCGAGGTGCCAATTCTGGTGGTGGGCAACAAGAGGGACCTGCAGCGGCAGCGCTTCATGCCTCGCAGGGCGGTGTCTGTCCTGGTGAAGAAGACCTGGAAGTGCGGTTATGTGGAGTGCTCTGCCAAGTTTAACTGGCATGTCGTCCTGCTCTTCAAGGAGCTGCTGGGCATTGCTGTGGCACGAGGCATGCGCCAGAACCACACCTCCATCCGGCTGCAGGGGGCGCTACAGAGGAATCGCTGCACCATCATGTGA